In Acidisarcina polymorpha, the DNA window GCCCTGGCCGTGCTCTTGCCGGTCAGCCCGGCTGAAGGGGTGGGCTCCTAGGATGGGGTGTAGAGCAGCATGCCCTGATTGAGCCGGTCGATCCAGTCGTTCAGCGCATCAGTTGCCGGTTGAAGAAGCGATACGCCGCAGCAATTCCCAGCACGAAGCCAAGAGCAATCAGCGCAGCCTCATAGCGCTCCGACTCAAACCAAATAGGCGACTAGATGTTTCCGAGCGCGACCCAAGCCGCGGAAGTGGCGTAGGTGAAAGCCGCGATCGGCTTCTTGACCGTGCTCTACAGAAGACCTCCGTGACGCGTTGGCTGCGGCACAGGAAAGACACGTTGGCATCTGCGCCAAGGCAGATCCGCGCCACGGTTCCGGGGTCGAGACCGCTCTGAGTCATCTAGCGACTGGAGGTCACCGCGGGGGGTTCTACGCCCGCCCCTCGTTCTTTCAGCCCACAGCGTGGCCAATTCATCTTTGACAAGGGAGCGGTTGATCCCAGTGCCAGGCCTTGTCATGCTGCATATTAACCGCAATTTCGTTCAATACTCTACCGCTCTATACCCCTGATCATCGGGATATGGAAACGATCAAGAAACTACCGCATGTACCGGCGTCCTGGTTCGGGATCGTGCTTGGCACGGCGGGGCTTGGAATCAGCTGGCGTGTTGCTCATCGCCGTGCGCTCGGTTTGTGGCATGTGACGTGTGCAGCCGACGGGCTTCCGCGAACAACCTTGCGCGACAGGATCCCGGAAACTCCCCATTCATTGCTTGCTGCTCGTGAGCAACGCTCTATCGGGCGTGCCTCACCTTGGTATTCATCAATCCTAGGATAATTTTGTCCCTTGAATGTCACAGCCTTTCAACCGACGCTTATTAGGAGGCAATGCCCCTTGGAAGAACTCTTCATCAATCCCGTGATCGCAAAGGAACCCTGGTCGTTCGGCAAAGGCGAACGCTGGATCTAACAGCGACAACCTCGAGCGCGATTCGGCACGCCGCGCTTACTACTTCTTCCCACAAGAATGCGAGAGGCTTTAAATGGATGACTTATTCCTTGACCGTCGCACATTTGTTTCAACCGGCGCTGCGGCTGCTGCGTCGCTTTTCCTGGAGTACTCTCCGCTAGAGGCGCAAAGCGTGTCAGATACCAGAACAGAACCACAGATGGTAAACATCGTACTCTCGGTGAATGGCGAGAATCGCCCTATACAAGTGGATACTCGCATGACCTTGCTTGACGCTCTCCGGAATAAGCTGCTGCTCACCGGGTCTAAAAAAGGCTGTGATCAGGGCCAATGCGGAGCCTGCACAATCCACATGGATGGAGAGCGTCGTTTGTCATGTCTCACTCTCACCGTTGCAGCCCAGGGACACAAGATCACTACTATCGAGGGCTTGGCTCAACACAACGGGCTCCATCCCATGCAGCAGGCTTTCATCGACCATGACGGCTTCCAGTGCGGATATTGCACCTCTGGACAGATTATGTCGGCAGTGGCCTGTGTACGTGAAGGACATGCCCAATCGGATGAAGACATTCGAGAGTACATGAGCGGTAATCTATGCCGCTGCGCCGCTTACCCGAACATCGTGGCGGCTATTAAGCAGGCAAGGACAGAAATGGAGAAGGACTAATGCGACCTTTCTCTTACGAACTAGCGACCGATAGTGCTTCTGCCGTTGCACTCGCCTCAGTCCCTGCAAGTGCTCACGTCACTTCCAGTGTGCAGTTCATTGGCGGCGGCACCACCTTGGTCGATCTGATGAAGCTGGAAGTCATGCAGCCGAGTACGCTTGTCGACATCAGCTCGATCCGTGATGAAGACATGCACAAGGTTGTTCAAACCGAGACGGGATTGCGGATTGGCTCTCTCGTTTCCATGGGGCAGTTGCATTCTGATAAAGCCATCGTTCGGGACTATCCGATCTTGACAGAGAGCCTCTGGCGAGCAGCCTCGCAGCAGCTGCGTAATATGGCGCGACTCGGAGGCAATGTACTTCAGCGCACGCGTTGTTCGTACTTTCGCGACACGAGCTATGAGCAATGCAACAAACGTATCCCTGGTTCAGGTTGTGCGGCCTTGGATGGAATGAACAGAGGCCACGCGATTCTGGGAACGAGCGAGCACTGTATCGCTACCTACCCCGGTGATTGGGCACCTGCGCTCATCGCGCTGGACGCCCAAGTGGAAGTCTTGAGCCGGTCCGGTAAGCGCACGCTGCCGTTTTCAGAATTACATCGTTTGCCTGGCGCCACTCCGCATATCGAGACGAACTTAAGACCCGGTGATCTGATCACAGCCTTCATCATTCCAGTCGGCCCACAGAGACGATCACTGTACAGAAAGATTCGAGATCGCGAGAGCTATCAGTTCGCGAACGCGAGCGCTGCCGTGGCCCTCGACCTTCAGGGAGACGTTCTCCGGGAGGTAAGGATCGGATTAGGTGGCGTGGCTACGGTTCCCTGGCGTGCTCACCGCGCCGAAGCTATGCTCCGCGGGAGAAGTCTCAACGAAGCGACAGCTACCCTTGCCGCAGAAGCGGAGTTTAAGGAAGCTCACCCACGCGGCCACAATGCACCCAAGGTTGCTCTTGGAAAGAGCACATTAATTCGCGCACTGCTCGAGGCAAAAGCCATGGAGGTTTCCTAATGAATGATCCACTAAATGCTGCCGCACCTGCGCCCCTCGCCAACATGGGAGATCCTATTCGCCGAACAGAATCAGTGGCAAAGGTCACTGGCGGACTGCAGTACGCAACTGATTTGCCTTTGAAAGAGCCTCTTGAGGCTTACTTTCTTACCAGCGCGATCGCAAAAGGTGAGATTACGTCAATGGATACCTCGCCAGCAGAAGCGCTGAGCGGAGTGGTCAAGGTGTATACACACCTCAATGCTCCCAAACGAGTAGCCACGCCCTACATCCAGAAAGGCGGGTACGTTTCTGATACCAACATGCCGCTTACTGGAACGGAGATCCATAACGACGGTCAAATCATTGCCATGATCGTTGCCGATTCCTACGAAACAGCCCGCGACGCCTCTCATCGGATCGTGGTACGGTATGCCTCGGTCTCGCCTGCATCATCACTCGATAGCCCTGGAGTGCAACTTATGCATCCCGGCGCTCTTTCCGAGAAAGAAAAGAAGGTCGGTGACTTCGAGGCTTCGTTTCGTTCGGCCCCGGTAAAGATTGATGCTACTTACAGCACCCCGGCACAGCACCAGAATCCGATTGAACTCTATTCCACTACAGCCTTCTGGTCCGGAGACCAGCTGACGATCTATGAACCGTGTCAGGCTGTGGTGGAACTCGCATTCGGCGCGGCGACGATGGCCAACATCGATCCAGCAAACGTGCACGTGGTCAACCACTACATGGGAGGTGCTTTCGGTGGAAAAGGGTACATGACACAGCGAACCGCCCTTATCGTCGGCGCCTCCCGAGAGCTGGGAAGACCGGTTCGGAATGTGGTCACGCGCGATCAGGGATTCACACTCGCCACCTACCGTTCTGAAACGAAGCATCACGTCCGTTTGGCAGCGGACAGCAGCGGACACCTGCTGGCGTATGGACACGAGAGTTGGGAGATGCAGTCACGATTTGACGATTACCCGGTCCCGGGCTTTGAAGTAACAACGGCCATGTACGGCAAACCTGCCATCACGTCACGGGTCAACTTGGTCAAGGCCGACCGGCAAACGTCGGGATTTATGCGGGCGCCAGTCGAGATGCCTTACATGTACCCTTTGGAAAGTGCCATGGATGAGCTCGCGGTGGCGCTCAAGATGGACCCAATCGAGTTGCGACGAATTAATGAAATCCGTGAGAGCCCTGTTGACGGTGCAAGGTTTACGAGTCGATCTCTGATGCAGTGCTACGACCAGGGTGCCGCAACCTTCGGTTGGAGCAGACGCAACCCGAAACCAGCGTCGATGGTTGACGGCGATTGGATGGTCGGTTATGGTTGCGCGACCTCCTGCCTTCCGACCCATCTCGCTCCTGCCACTGCGAGAGTGACACTCCACGCGACCGGGGAGGTCTCGGTGGATGTGGCCGGGCAGGACTCCGGGCAGGGAATGTATACCGCGCTCGGTCAAATCGCCGCTCGTGCGCTCGGTCTATCGCCACAACAGGTTAAGGTCAACATGGGCGATTCGAAGTTGCCGGCTGCACCCGCCTCAAACAACTCGCTCTCAACGGCGTCTGTCGGGTCTGCAGTAAAGCTGGCCGCCGACAAGATCAAAGGACATTTTGGAGAAAGCGTGCTCGCAGGAAAGAAGCTCACGGAGGCTTTTCGTCATCTAGGAATGTCGCAGATCAGTGAGGTGGGGGAGTATGTTCCCCCAGGCCGGAAGCCCGAAGTGCTGGATATGCTGCGTAGGGGGCAGGTCCCATTTAAAAATGAAGCGCGTGGTGACGAGTCAAAGGACGGCAAGCCACTCATGTTTGCTTTTGGTGCACAGTTCGTGGAGGTGCGCATTCACCGCCTGACACATGAGATTCGGGTGCCCCGAATCACGGGAGCGTTTGCTGCTGGCCGTATCATCAACCCGCGAACAGCCCGAAGCCAGTTGATGGGCGGCATGATCTGGGGCCTGTCGTCCGCGCTCTTCGAGGCAACAGAGGTCGATCCTACACGGGGTCGTTATACAAATGACAGTCTCGCTGAATACCTCATCCCGGTCAACGCGGACATCCCGCAAGTGGACGTCATCATGGTTCCCGAGGAAGACAACGAAGTCAATCCTCTCGGAGTGAAGGGCATTGGAGAACTCGGCATTGTTGGAACAGCCGCGGCGGTTGCAAATGCTGTCTTTCACGCAACTGGCAAACGCGTCCGGGATCTTCCGATCATCATGGATAAGCTGTACGCCTAGATGCGCTCCCGGCACCCGACACGAAGCGACTGTTTCGATTCAAAATCACGTCACACGGATGTTCCCGGGGCGCCGCCAATGCTGGACTCAAGCAGCAGAGCCGGGTGCGCCTTAATACTCAAACAAGATCAACCATCATCCAAAGGAGATACATCGTGGCACAGACTCTTGCTCGTAAGGCAATCATCGCAATCCCTAGCTTTCATGGAGCCATCTTCCCTGACGGCCACAAGACCGGACTGTTTTTCACCGAAGCACTGCACCCATTCCGAGTGCTCACCGCAGCCGGCTTCGAAGTGGACCTTGCTTCCGAAACTGGCACCTTTGGTTTCGATTAAACAATCCGGACCGCCCGTTCATGGTGAAACTGAACTCTCATCTCAAGAAGGCATCCGACCTGAAGAAGGGTGAGTATGGTGTTTTCTTCGCATCCGCCGGACATGCTGCCCTCTATGACTACCCAACCGCGAAAGGCCTGCAGGCAATCGCTGCGGACGTTTGGAATCGCGGTGGCATCGTCGGAACTGTGTGTCACGGACCAGCAATCCTGCCGGGCGTCATCGACGCGAAGACGGGCAAGTCAATCGTTGACGGAAGAACGGTGACTGGATTCACCATCGAAGGCGAACTCATCTTCAACATCCTGGACAAGCTCAGAAAAGACGGGGTTGTTCCAGTTGTTGAGGCCGTTACAGCGGCCGGCGGATTCTACAGCACCTCGATGAGCGCATTTGATGACTATTCCATTACATCAGGCCGCCTTGTGACCGGCACGAATCCTCAGAGTGGCCACAGTACCGCTGAGAGGATTGTGAGATTGTTCGATAACGGGATGCGTCCGTAATCGTCTTCTCACTCTGACGTCCTTGCTAAAGAGGAAAACCGAGCTACCGGAATCTCACAACGTCATCATGTTCTGCCGCCTTCATCAGCCGTAAGGACCAAGAACCAGCAACGAACGGGTCCGGAGCACTTCGTCTCGGACCCGCTAGCTTATTACAAGTAGTGAGACCCAAGAGCTTTCTAAGGATAAGTCATGCCGAAGATGTTCTTCACTATCCACAGGGCGCCTTCACTCAGGCTAACCTCGAATTGCTCGCGCAAGAGATTACCCAAATAGGCCTGCAGTGCGAACGCATGCCAGAAACAACGTACGGACGCAGCAACGTTTGGATTTATGCACGCGAATACCCCACTGATCAAGTGTTTGTAGGGGGCCGCACGGGTGGCACTAAGGTGATCACGATTGAGGTGAATGCATTTGAAGGGGGACTTGGCGATGAAGGCACGAATCTCGTTGGAGCAAATGTGGGGAATGCGGGCAGTTTTCCCGGCAACAAGCGCGCTTCTATTACTCGTTGCATGGATGAACCGCAGGGTCTCCTCTCATCAACCATAAGACTACGCACTGTCGACCTAGCGCCTATTCACTCGCGAACGCTCGCCTTTGCCAAATCAGCAATGCTCAACAGATCGGAGACAAACGATGGATGTTTTAGGTTATGAACCGGGCCCAATCACTTGTGAGGCCGCCTTTATCGCGGATTTTGAGATATCGAGTGTCGTGCCGTTTGGCGCGATGGTTACACAAATCGATTCCGATCGTAAGCAGATGGATATCCGACCAGGCCTGGTCATGAAATACGTGCCGGTCCGTTTCGATCCGGTGACTGGAGCTCGGCAAATCGGTGGACGTTACCTATTTTCCACTTGGTCAGACGTGCTGGGTTACGCGCGGTATACAGAGGAGGAACTGGAATTCGAGCCAGGTGTGAAGTTCTGGGAACGGCCGATCTTCAGCAACATTGCCAGGGCGGCGTGGCGCGTCGAGGGAGCTTACTTGTTCCACTCCCTTGAACACCACATGGGTAGTCGAGTCGAACGCTACCGCTATACGGCAGACGCAGCATCAATCCTGACCGACGCTTGGCCGGCGATTCGTGAGAGCGCCGCTCAAGGAGGGCGTTGTAGCGTATGGCTCCTCTCCCGCCCCGAACAGAAGGAGCTTATGCTTTTTAGCTCCGCAGCGAAAGTGGAAGTCGAAGACGAATGGACCACTGCTGCGCGATCCATTGACCGGTTGGAGAAGGCGGAAGGTCTTCTGGAGCCATTTGCGTCGGACTTGCAAGCCGTCAAAGCGTTCGACAGAACCAGTCTCAACCTCTCGCTTTGGTTACCCCGCTCTCGTCAGCTGAGCGGTGCATCATCTATCTTCCCTGCTTCACCTCCTTATCCGTTGCCTTAATGAAGATCTTCGAGGGCATCACGGTGCCCTCTACTTTTTGTGGAAGGAGAATCCAGGGGGCATCGAAATCCCGCTTCCCCCAGGAACGGGAGAAGAGGCAGAACGTACACTCCTTAATGGATGGCAACGATCCGTACAGCCGAGCGTTGCAGCCACCGGGAAGCGACGCCATCATCAACTTTAGTGCTGCAACTTAAGCTACATGCTCCCTTCCTTGGACTCCCGTGATGACATTTATCCAAACGCGTCCGGTTATGGCACCATGGTAATAGCGCTCTCTCTCAACCTATTGGAGTGAACTGACTTAGCTGAATGAAACACCTGCTTCGGAGCTGGGACGAACAGCCTTGGTCCATTCAGGAAAATATCGGACACCTGCTGGATATTGAAC includes these proteins:
- a CDS encoding (2Fe-2S)-binding protein, which encodes MDDLFLDRRTFVSTGAAAAASLFLEYSPLEAQSVSDTRTEPQMVNIVLSVNGENRPIQVDTRMTLLDALRNKLLLTGSKKGCDQGQCGACTIHMDGERRLSCLTLTVAAQGHKITTIEGLAQHNGLHPMQQAFIDHDGFQCGYCTSGQIMSAVACVREGHAQSDEDIREYMSGNLCRCAAYPNIVAAIKQARTEMEKD
- a CDS encoding FAD binding domain-containing protein, producing MRPFSYELATDSASAVALASVPASAHVTSSVQFIGGGTTLVDLMKLEVMQPSTLVDISSIRDEDMHKVVQTETGLRIGSLVSMGQLHSDKAIVRDYPILTESLWRAASQQLRNMARLGGNVLQRTRCSYFRDTSYEQCNKRIPGSGCAALDGMNRGHAILGTSEHCIATYPGDWAPALIALDAQVEVLSRSGKRTLPFSELHRLPGATPHIETNLRPGDLITAFIIPVGPQRRSLYRKIRDRESYQFANASAAVALDLQGDVLREVRIGLGGVATVPWRAHRAEAMLRGRSLNEATATLAAEAEFKEAHPRGHNAPKVALGKSTLIRALLEAKAMEVS
- a CDS encoding xanthine dehydrogenase family protein molybdopterin-binding subunit, yielding MNDPLNAAAPAPLANMGDPIRRTESVAKVTGGLQYATDLPLKEPLEAYFLTSAIAKGEITSMDTSPAEALSGVVKVYTHLNAPKRVATPYIQKGGYVSDTNMPLTGTEIHNDGQIIAMIVADSYETARDASHRIVVRYASVSPASSLDSPGVQLMHPGALSEKEKKVGDFEASFRSAPVKIDATYSTPAQHQNPIELYSTTAFWSGDQLTIYEPCQAVVELAFGAATMANIDPANVHVVNHYMGGAFGGKGYMTQRTALIVGASRELGRPVRNVVTRDQGFTLATYRSETKHHVRLAADSSGHLLAYGHESWEMQSRFDDYPVPGFEVTTAMYGKPAITSRVNLVKADRQTSGFMRAPVEMPYMYPLESAMDELAVALKMDPIELRRINEIRESPVDGARFTSRSLMQCYDQGAATFGWSRRNPKPASMVDGDWMVGYGCATSCLPTHLAPATARVTLHATGEVSVDVAGQDSGQGMYTALGQIAARALGLSPQQVKVNMGDSKLPAAPASNNSLSTASVGSAVKLAADKIKGHFGESVLAGKKLTEAFRHLGMSQISEVGEYVPPGRKPEVLDMLRRGQVPFKNEARGDESKDGKPLMFAFGAQFVEVRIHRLTHEIRVPRITGAFAAGRIINPRTARSQLMGGMIWGLSSALFEATEVDPTRGRYTNDSLAEYLIPVNADIPQVDVIMVPEEDNEVNPLGVKGIGELGIVGTAAAVANAVFHATGKRVRDLPIIMDKLYA